In Quercus lobata isolate SW786 chromosome 12, ValleyOak3.0 Primary Assembly, whole genome shotgun sequence, a genomic segment contains:
- the LOC115971045 gene encoding 7-deoxyloganetin glucosyltransferase-like isoform X2, whose protein sequence is MDSKTLKADKPHAVCIPFPVQSHIKAMLKFSKLLHHKDFHITFVNTEFNHQRFLKFRGPNSLDGLSDFRFESIPDNLPPSDPNASQDVRSLCNSIMKNFLASFSNLLVKLNSATSNVPPVTCIISDGFMQFTINAAQEHGIPILKFFTVSACSLMGYMQIPPLKDKGIIPLKVIDWIPGMRGIRLKDLPSEVRTIDPNDVIFKFVIETAEIAPMASGIVIQTFDALEQEVLDALLTMFPHVYAIGPLQPLLNHLPNDPLKSIGYSLWEEETECLQWLNSKAPNSVIYVNFGSIVVMTPTQLVEFGWGLANSKYLFLWIIRPDLVVGESAILPPEFKLETKERGLIASWCPQEEVLNHPSIGGFLTHSGWNSTIESVCAGIPMLCWPFLADQQTNCKYTCNEWGIGMEIDNDVKREEVEKIVKELMEGEKGKKMKKKAMEWKKLAEEATEPLGSSSINLNNLVNEVLLSK, encoded by the exons atgGATTCCAAGACGCTAAAGGCTGATAAGCCTCATGCAGTTTGTATTCCATTTCCAGTTCAAAGCCACATAAAAGCAATGCTCAAGTTTTCAAAGCTTCTCCACCATAAAGATTTTCACATAACCTTTGTTAACACTGAGTTCAATCACCAGCGTTTTCTGAAATTTAGAGGTCCCAACTCCTTAGATGGTTTGTCTGACTTCCGATTCGAAAGCATTCCAGATAACCTCCCTCCATCGGATCCAAATGCCAGTCAAGACGTCCGTTCTCTTTGCAATTCCATTATGAAAAACTTCTTGGCCTCATTTTCTAACCTTCTTGTGAAACTCAACAGTGCAACTTCAAACGTTCCTCCAGTGACTTGTATTATCTCAGACGGTTTCATGCAATTCACCATCAACGCTGCTCAGGAACACGGAATCCCAATTCTAAAGTTCTTCACTGTCTCCGCTTGTAGCTTAATGGGTTACATGCAGATTCCTCCTCTCAAGGATAAAGGCATCATTCCACTTAAAG TTATAGATTGGATTCCAGGTATGAGAGGCATTCGTCTCAAGGATCTCCCAAGTGAGGTTCGAACCATAGATCCAAATGATGTTATCTTTAAATTTGTGATTGAAACAGCAGAGATAGCTCCTATGGCTTCAGGAATTGTTATTCAAACATTTGATGCATTAGAACAAGAAGTTTTGGATGCTCTCTTGACCATGTTTCCTCATGTATATGCCATTGGCCCTCTCCAACCATTGCTCAATCACTTACCCAATGACCCTTTAAAATCAATTGGATATAGTTTATGGGAGGAAGAAACTGAGTGCCTCCAATGGCTTAACTCTAAGGCGCCCAACTCTGTAATATATGTGAATTTTGGTAGCATAGTTGTCATGACACCAACACAGTTGGTTGAGTTTGGTTGGGGACTTGCAAAtagtaaatatttatttttgtggatAATTAGACCTGATTTAGTTGTTGGTGAATCAGCAATATTGCCACCTGAGTTCAAGTTAGAAACTAAAGAAAGGGGTTTGATAGCTAGTTGGTGCCCTCAAGAAGAAGTGTTGAACCACCCCTCAATTGGAGGGTTCTTAACACATAGTGGTTGGAATTCAACTATTGAAAGTGTGTGTGCAGGAATACCAATGCTTTGTTGGCCATTCTTGGCAGATCAACAAACAAATTGTAAGTATACTTGCAATGAATGGGGCATTGGCATGGAGATTGATAATGATGTCAAGAGAGAGGAAGTGGAAAAGATTGTGAAAGAGTTGATGGAAGGAGAAAAGggtaagaaaatgaagaaaaaggcCATGGAGTGGAAAAAGTTAGCTGAAGAGGCCACTGAGCCACTTGGTTCTTCATCCATTAACTTGAACAATTTGGTGAATGAAGTGCTTTTATCGAAATGA
- the LOC115971045 gene encoding 7-deoxyloganetin glucosyltransferase-like isoform X1 — protein MDSKTLKADKPHAVCIPFPVQSHIKAMLKFSKLLHHKDFHITFVNTEFNHQRFLKFRGPNSLDGLSDFRFESIPDNLPPSDPNASQDVRSLCNSIMKNFLASFSNLLVKLNSATSNVPPVTCIISDGFMQFTINAAQEHGIPILKFFTVSACSLMGYMQIPPLKDKGIIPLKDKSYLTNGYLDIVIDWIPGMRGIRLKDLPSEVRTIDPNDVIFKFVIETAEIAPMASGIVIQTFDALEQEVLDALLTMFPHVYAIGPLQPLLNHLPNDPLKSIGYSLWEEETECLQWLNSKAPNSVIYVNFGSIVVMTPTQLVEFGWGLANSKYLFLWIIRPDLVVGESAILPPEFKLETKERGLIASWCPQEEVLNHPSIGGFLTHSGWNSTIESVCAGIPMLCWPFLADQQTNCKYTCNEWGIGMEIDNDVKREEVEKIVKELMEGEKGKKMKKKAMEWKKLAEEATEPLGSSSINLNNLVNEVLLSK, from the exons atgGATTCCAAGACGCTAAAGGCTGATAAGCCTCATGCAGTTTGTATTCCATTTCCAGTTCAAAGCCACATAAAAGCAATGCTCAAGTTTTCAAAGCTTCTCCACCATAAAGATTTTCACATAACCTTTGTTAACACTGAGTTCAATCACCAGCGTTTTCTGAAATTTAGAGGTCCCAACTCCTTAGATGGTTTGTCTGACTTCCGATTCGAAAGCATTCCAGATAACCTCCCTCCATCGGATCCAAATGCCAGTCAAGACGTCCGTTCTCTTTGCAATTCCATTATGAAAAACTTCTTGGCCTCATTTTCTAACCTTCTTGTGAAACTCAACAGTGCAACTTCAAACGTTCCTCCAGTGACTTGTATTATCTCAGACGGTTTCATGCAATTCACCATCAACGCTGCTCAGGAACACGGAATCCCAATTCTAAAGTTCTTCACTGTCTCCGCTTGTAGCTTAATGGGTTACATGCAGATTCCTCCTCTCAAGGATAAAGGCATCATTCCACTTAAAG ATAAGAGCTATTTAACCAATGGGTATTTGGATATAGTTATAGATTGGATTCCAGGTATGAGAGGCATTCGTCTCAAGGATCTCCCAAGTGAGGTTCGAACCATAGATCCAAATGATGTTATCTTTAAATTTGTGATTGAAACAGCAGAGATAGCTCCTATGGCTTCAGGAATTGTTATTCAAACATTTGATGCATTAGAACAAGAAGTTTTGGATGCTCTCTTGACCATGTTTCCTCATGTATATGCCATTGGCCCTCTCCAACCATTGCTCAATCACTTACCCAATGACCCTTTAAAATCAATTGGATATAGTTTATGGGAGGAAGAAACTGAGTGCCTCCAATGGCTTAACTCTAAGGCGCCCAACTCTGTAATATATGTGAATTTTGGTAGCATAGTTGTCATGACACCAACACAGTTGGTTGAGTTTGGTTGGGGACTTGCAAAtagtaaatatttatttttgtggatAATTAGACCTGATTTAGTTGTTGGTGAATCAGCAATATTGCCACCTGAGTTCAAGTTAGAAACTAAAGAAAGGGGTTTGATAGCTAGTTGGTGCCCTCAAGAAGAAGTGTTGAACCACCCCTCAATTGGAGGGTTCTTAACACATAGTGGTTGGAATTCAACTATTGAAAGTGTGTGTGCAGGAATACCAATGCTTTGTTGGCCATTCTTGGCAGATCAACAAACAAATTGTAAGTATACTTGCAATGAATGGGGCATTGGCATGGAGATTGATAATGATGTCAAGAGAGAGGAAGTGGAAAAGATTGTGAAAGAGTTGATGGAAGGAGAAAAGggtaagaaaatgaagaaaaaggcCATGGAGTGGAAAAAGTTAGCTGAAGAGGCCACTGAGCCACTTGGTTCTTCATCCATTAACTTGAACAATTTGGTGAATGAAGTGCTTTTATCGAAATGA